From Amycolatopsis sp. WQ 127309:
TGAAGGCGTTCGTCACGTAGCCCGAACGGAGTGTCATAATAACGGAAGTAGGCCTCACGTAGCCGCTCGAACGTGCCAGTGACGTCCAATCCGCGGGGTGCGGGTGTTGACATCTGCCCTCCAAGCATGCAGTCAATCGATGACCGAGACGAGCTGGCGGACTGATCTCGCCGCCAGATCCGCCACCGGCAAGGGAACGTTCGTGTAGATCGCGGTCCGGGCGGTATTGCCAAACTGCGTCGGCAGTCCGCTGCACAGCACCAGCGCCCTGGCTTGCAAGGGCGGCAGCGGCGCGCCTTGGTCGATGAACATGGTGCCGATGTCGGCGCTGTTCGATCGGCGCTCACGTCGCCAGCGGATGACCTGTTCGTGCCGTTCGGCTAGTGCCCACCAGATGCCTGGCGCGTGGTCGGTACGCAGCCATTGACTACCGACCCGGTAGCGGTATTGCTGCCGCCCGTTCACGAGGAAGCGGCAGAGTCCGTCACCATCGGGTGTGCCCCGGACGAAGGAGACGCCGCCGACACTCCCAGCGGCAAGATGCTCAACCGGTGTATCCCAGGCAGGTGGCCCGGCCGGTTCGCCTAGTTGCACCTGTGGCAAGCGTTCGGCGATCCCCCGTGCTACACACCCGACGTAGCTCACGCCGACGGCATTCAGCGATGCGCCTAGTTCGGCCAGCGATTCGGTCTGGATGTAGACCGTCGACGGGGCTGGAAGCCAGACTGGATCGTTTGTCGCAGGCTCAGCAACTGAGACCGCGAACTCAGTTCCGAGCTGGTCGACGAAGTCGAGCGGGCGCCGTCCGGCCAGCACAACAGTGCCGTCACCGGCTGGAATGAGCGTCGCAACGGCAGGTGCGATCGCCCAGCGGCCGCCTTCCCAGTCCACCTCGGCGTGACCGAGCGCGGATACGTCACGCAGCCAACGTCCTGATGCCGCTTTGCCCGGATTGAAGTTGGCGGTCCGTGCCAGCCAGGTTATGCGTTGCCGCAGGTCCCGGATATCGCCCGAGCCGGTCTCACTCATCCATGCCAGCATCGTGTCAGCGAGCACGGCATCGCTCCCATGCTCGGACGTAGAAGTGCCACAGTGGGCTCAGCGACCGGGCACTGACGCTCAGCTCCGCCCATAGCGTACGATCACTATCTGTCAAGCTGCGGAAAGCTGGCTCTGCACCCCTAAGCTTGATGACCGACCAGCCCGCGGCGCGCTTCTGCGCCAGCCACACGGCCGGGTTCGGCGGTACCTCGAAGTAGGAGAAGACCAGTCCCGGCAGGTTGGGCGGCGGCGGGTCACTGATCTTGTTCATCCTGCCGTCGGCACCGATGAGGACAGTCATCACTGAGCCACGCCGTGCCAGCACCGGGCGGTCGGCTTCCATGCCTCGAACGTGTGCGCCACACATCTCTGCCGTGTTTGCCACTCCGCTGCACAGGACGCCGTCAACCCACCCAATGCTTCCGACGTCTGGCACCTCGCGGTCATCCATCGATTCGCGTTCGACGACGAAGGTCAAGGTCTCTTCGTCGGTTTCGACGGTGTGCTCGCCGGATTCCATGCCGCCGCGGAACCCGGACAATGGGATTGGGAACAGCGATGCGCGCAGGCGGCTGGATATCCCGTCCAAGCCGACGTCGACAGTGCGTGTCTCGTCGCTCACTGGAAGTAGGAGATCAGGCTCACCCCCGGCCAGGTAGATGTTGGAAGCGACCCTCCGGTCGATAGGCAGTCCGTTGATGAGGCGGGGCCGGACGGCAGTCCCGCGGTGGAGCCCTGCCGTAACCGCACCGGGCATCGTCGCGAGCGCGGTGTCGAGGCGCTCATGATCGGAGAAGACTACGCGGGTATAGATACAGAATCCGCTGCCGAGCAGCTTCGCAGTGAACACCGGATCTAGCTGGCGCCACCCGACGTCTGCGGCAGCGTGAAGCACCTGGCTCACCGTGGGCGCCACGTCGGCAGTCGCGACCAAAACGTGCTCTTCAAAGGGCTGGACCGAGTCGACCGACATCCAGCCACCAGCGTCGGCATTACCGATCAGGACAAGCACCTTCGCCGGCTCGAATTCGGCGACGCATCGTTGGCCGCGAACGAAGAGTCCGGATGCCAGATCTGAGCTTTGAACCGACGGTATGCCTTCCACGCGGTACATAGTGCTGTGAGGATCGATGGTTACTAGTGCCTCGAATGGCTGCCCGTCGCGGGTCCCTGTGAGCACATCGCCTGCAATATCTCGGACAGCGGGAATGACCCACCACGTGCGGACCTCGTCCAGATCGATAGCCAGCCGCAGGTTGAGATGACGGAGTCCTTCCCGTGTCACGATTCGGCCGTCCCAGGAGATTGCCAGATCTGTCAGAAGCGGGCCGAGGATCGGCAGTACGTCTTCGTCGCGCAGCGAGCTGACAAACCGGTCAGTTAAGCCGTGGCCGCGGCGAGTGACCCAGCGACGCAGCATCCTCAGCAGTGATTCGGTGCTTGGTACGCCCGCCGGCTTCAGACGTGCCGCTGAGAAGAAACGGGTCAGCGCCGCCCGGTCACTTTGACGAACTAGCGTCTGCGACAGCGGATAGCCGATGCGTGACTCGTTGGCGACACCAGACCGAATGGTTGACGTGCCGAATGCTCCCTGCTGTTCGTCCAGCCAGCTATCAAGCTGTTCCCACATCTTGGCCACATCGAGGAACGCGCCGCCGTTGCGGAGCGCTGTCAGGACGCGGCTCACGGCGTCCTCGCTACTCGAATCCTGGAGCAGAATATCGGCGAGTCGCTTGTAGTAAGCATTGCGTCGAGCGCTCGCGTCCGTTCGCATCTCAGATGCGGCCAGCACGCTCAGAGCAAGAATCGGCAGCGTAGGAGGTGGCTGGTAGCGTGGCCCGCTGCACCACACCTCTTGAAGCTGCCGAGTACGAGCGAACATGCCCGAGCCACGCTCGACATCCACAAGACTCCGTACCGCCGCGGCCAGGGACCGTGCACCGTCCTCGCCTGGCGCGGCCAGCCGCTGCAACTCGTCGCGATCGACGAAAAGAACTACCGGTTCGTTCCCCCGACCTGCGAAAAACAACTGCGCCAGCCGCGTCTGCCACCGAGAGTAGGCGTCCAGCTGAACCGGCTGCAAACTCACGTCGGTCACACCAGGGACAGCCAGGACGGCTCTAGAAGGCTGGTCGCCGCTCTACTGCCACGGCCTGCCAGTCCTCTACCTAGTCGACGTAGTGCAATCGCCGTCTGAGGCCAGCAGGTGCGCACGGGTCGGTCTCCTATCTGACGAGTTGCTCCACGTTGAGCCTTCAGCGGCTAGTCGATCACAACCACTCGCGAGTTACAGACTCCTTGATATCGATTTGGAGTCGGGCAGGCAGACCAGCGGACAAGGCGTGCTCCTTGAAGTTCCCTGGCTGGTTAGCCCCTTCATCCTCAGTCGCCCTCCACCTCGTGGCGCCGGCGATACTGAGCGCGATCGGGGCGTTCCCGTCTCGCCCTGAGGTTGGGCCTGCCCGCATCAGAAGATCGGCCGCTACACGGTTGGGACGACTCTGGGCGTTGGCTTGCGAGACCCATCGGAAGAAGTTGCAGGCTTATGACGGAAATCAGATCATCCGACAGGGCCAAGCCGGCTAAGAAGGAACCGTGACCAAGACCCCGTTACCCGGCCCCGGCGACCTGTGCCAGCCAGACCCCCGCAAGGCCGGGCTACGGCTAGCGCACCCCGTCGTTGCTCCCGCGGACGACGCGGAGCTGCAACAGGTCTACGGGTGGCTGAAGTTCCGGCCGATCACCCACCTCCTGCGCGGCGCGGTCGACAACGCCGTCCGTTACGTTTTGGATGGCGCTCGGACCTGGCGGTTCGACCTCATGAGCGACGAAGTCGACTCCGACGAACGCTCATCGGTGGGCACCAAGCTGCAGTACCATGTGATCGAGTCTCTGGGTCTGAGGAAAGAGCCCCCGCTCGACACGACCATCATGGACATCCCGGTCGAGATCAAGGGTACGGTCCGGCAAACTTGGATGATCCCGCGCGAAGGACAGTGCGAGATCACGCTGATGATCCAGATCGACGCCCGCCAGCACCGCTTCCGTGCGCTTCTCATGCGCGCCCACCGGGCATGGCTCACCGGGAAGCAGGGAAACCGGGACCTGAAACGTTCGCCACGTGCCGACGCAGTCAGTCAATACGCGCTCGAAATCGCACCCTGGACCGACCTCCCGCCCGAGCCGCTGCGCAAGCTGACACCCGATCAGCTGCGAGTCGTCTTCGGCCGGGACGGTATGCGCAAACGCCTGATCGCATTGTTCGGCTACCTGCGCGAAGAGGTTATCCCCCGGACGACGATCACCACCGTGGGCGCCGGCCTAGGCGATCCACTCAAGCGGGCACGCGAAGCCAAGCCAGACGTCCTCAAAGACCATGACCTGGTCGTGCTGGTCGGGACCTGGCAGTCAGACCTCGACGCCGCAGCGAAGCTCGGCTACGACATCAAGAACGAAGCCTGGGTCGCAGTACCACGGGAAAAACTCGCGGGGCTAGGCCTCAGCCCAGAAGACTTCAGACACTGAGCACTTTCCGGGTAAGGGCTGGGTGACTGTGCGTGATCATGTTGTTCGGTTGCAGAGGATGACGAGGGCGGCCGTGACGATGGTGCCGATTTTATTGGGGCAGAGCCTGATGTTGCGGAGTGCTTTGAAGGTGGTTTTGAGCAGGGAGTTTCCGCGTTCGCCTGGTGCTCGTTTGGCGTTGTGAGCCGCTTCACTACCGCGACCGACAACACCGCCGCCTCGACCACGTCTATCTCGCCCGCACGACGCCACAAGTCGCGCTCCAGCACACAGCCAACGAGCGGGCCGCTCTCAACGAGCCCGCTGGTGGTCAACCGCCGCGCTCTCGAGGTGCACAGACAAGCTCTTGCCCGCGCAGCCGACCGACCTTCTGCAGGCAGTCCTCGACGACCGATTTCCGCTCGCTCCCCTCGGGCGACGTCGACAACGCTTTGTGATCGCATCCCCGAACAGGTCGGTGCGTGACGATCCGGGCACGGAACGGATGCCGCGAGACGGCCGGCCGGTATTCAAATCGACCCGGTCGCCGTCGCCGCCCCTGCAGTTACTGCACCTGCAGCGTCCCCGAGGGACGTACGCCCTCGCGAAAGCGGATGAACCTACGTATCCGACACCCCGAATCCGCTACGAGCGAACTCTCCGAGCAACGGAAATCGCGGACATTCGACTCCCTTCTGCGAAATCCTCTGTATTCGCGTCTTGGCAAGACCCCATCCGCAGCTGACCGCGTCGGCCGACATGCGTGTGTCACCCACAAGTGTGAATAAGTGTCGGGGGTCCTCGATACCGTCCCGGCATGAGTCACGAACCGCAGACCTGGACAGACGAGCGGTCGAACTGGCCGACGGTCACCACGGCGGAGGAGGTGGTGGCGACCTTCCAGGTCACGTCGGCCACAATAAGCAAATACGACAGCTGGCGTGCCGATAAGTCGCGCGCGCAGGTCGTGGAGCTGGTCAGCAGCCACACGACTGTCGAGTTGTACCGACTGACCCTCGACGACGTCCGTCGAGTATGCGGGAGCACCTCCCACGCTCTCGCCGACGCGTCCCGGGAGGATGCCGAACGCGTCCCGAAAGCCCGCGACTGGTATCCCCGCTTCGCATTCACCCACCTCATGCACCACTACCTCGAACAGCAGAAAGAGCTGCCGACCTGGCAGAAGATCAGCAGATTCTTCTTCCGTTCTGACGAGGGAGTGGACCTGATCGGCCGCGAAACCCGTGAACTCGTTGCCCGGATCGTGCAGGACGGCGTTACCGAACAACTTGCCGACCGCGCGCTGCAGTGGCGATTCGGCAACGCTTACTACAGTTTCTGCGTGAAGTGTTCACGGTTGTGGCGCTGCGCTCGCAAGGGTTTGACGTGCGCGTGCACCCACTGGCCGACGCTCTGTTCCGTGTGGACGGATGGATGGATGACACGATCATCAGTCTTTGGGTCGCCAATGAAGACTTCCGGCGTGATAAGGGCCTCGAACCCGCCGGCCGGAAGGAACGCGCCTGCGATCTCCTTGCCGATGCACTGGTGCCGTTCAGGTACCTCAACATCGAACTAGACAAGGCCTTCAAGTGGGGGCAAGTCCATTTGCCCTCAGACGGGAAGCTCACCCTTGCAGCGGAGGAACTCGCCAAGTTCCGCGACAAAGCAACCCGCCCCGATTGGCGATGACGTGTCTCAGGGAATCGCCGCACCTGCGCTTCGGCAGGGGCTCAAGGCCCTCCGCGCCGAGCATCACGGCCAGCGCCTCGGGGCTCGAGGCGAACTCGACCTCGTCCCGCCCGAGCACGCAGACGTCGTGGCTGCCCGAACTACTTGCGACCGCATCACGCAAGACGGCGACCACGTTGCTGTCGGCGTCGTGCAGGTAGGCAGCAGCGCGCACCTCGAGCTTTAGTTCGGGGTCGTCTCCACCCAGTTTGTCAGGTAGTGGCGATAGGCGGCCGCCTGGCGGCACGGATGGGTGTACTTCACCCCGCGAGTCCAGGTGAACAGCGAGGTCGTGGAATCCACCTCGGTCCGCTGTTTGAGCTCCACGACCACCGCAGTGACCCCGCCACCAGGGCGACAGCTCAGCAGCAGCGCATCGACCCGCTGCCCGCTACCGGGCACTCGTACTCCAGTGGCAGCCGCAGATCGCCGAGCCCTGCCTGCCCGAACATGTCGAACAGCCAAGGCCAGCTGTTGTGCCAGCTCAGCTCCTCAGAGTCACCAGCCGGCCGCTCGTACAACTGAACAAAACGCTCAGCACAACGAGCGACGAACCCGCCGGCGCAAACTCGAGCTGATCAGCCAGTTCAGCGACTGTCCCCCGGTGGGCAAACATGCTCAAGGCATAGCAGAGAGCCCCGACGTCGCTGGAAGTCATCACGCCTCAGCTGGCTAGCAAGGCTCGTGTCCCTATGGACACGAACCCAGTGTCCGAGGACGATCTTGCTCGACAGCAACAACACTTAGCTTCTAAGTTGCTCTGCAACTAAGCAAGCGAGTCCGCGCAACCATCGACCGCACTGTCTTGGCTGAAAGACCGCGGACCGAGCTGACCCATAACCCCACACTAAAGTTCGCCACTGACCCGCAGCTTGAGTGACCGGCCTCCGCGCGGAAGATTTCCCACGTCTGCGTGTTCAAAGGGTGACTTGAATCCTGCACGTTGGATATCCCGTGTTCGGGGAGATCATGCGCTCATAGTCACAACCCACAGCCTGTGGCGCGATCAAGCATCCGAATGACCGGATCGTGCAGCGCTTCGTCCGTCGACGACGCCGCCAGCCGGCACCCTGCCGGCCCACGGCACAACGGGTTCGAGATGCCTCGGGCGCGTCACGTGTCCGCTTCCAACCGCTCCCGCAACTGCGCCCGCGAGGTGACGCCGAGTTTCGGGAAGGCCCGGTACAAGTGCGACCCGACTGTGCGCGCGGAGAGGAACAGCCGCTCGCCGATCTCCTTGTTGCTCAAGCCTTTCGCCGCCAGCTCGACGATCACCTGCTGCTGCGGCGTCAGCTCCAGCAGCGGGGCCGGGCCGGCGGGCTCCGCCCGGACGCCGGCCGCGCGCAGCTCGGCGACCGTGCGTTCGGCCCACGGCCGGGACCCGAGCCGGCGGAACGTCTCCAGAGCCGACCGCAGCGGCAACCGGGCGTCGGCCCGCCGGCCGCGTCTGCGCAGCCACTCGCCGTAGTCCAGCTGTGTCGCGGCCTGCTCGAACGGCCACGGCCCGGAGTCCTCGAGCGCCGTCCGGAACAGGTCCTCGGCCTCGTCCGGCGCGGCCAGCGCGCGGGCGCGAGCCACCAGGTTGTGCTGCCGCCGCGTCGCCGGGACGACCCGGTCGACGAGGTGCGCCACCGCATGGCCGGTGCGCGCCGCGGCGGCCGCGAGATCGGCGATGGCCAGCGGCGTCACGTGGTAGTGCACCGGCCGGCCGGCCGCGTCGAACAGCATGCGGAGCTGGTCGTACGCCGTCTCGAAGTCGCCCTCGGCGGTGGCGGCCAGGCCCAGCGCCCACCGGCCGCGCGCGATCACCGACGCGCTCGCGTCCGGGGTGACGGCGGCCAGCGCGGCGGTGGCGAGCTCCCGGGCCTGGACGACGTCGCCCTGCAGGGCGAGGACCGTGGCGTCGAGGGTCTGGGCCGCCGCGGCGGTGTGCGGCAGGTCGCCGTCGGCCGCGCTCCGGGCCGACGCGGCCGCGACCAGCCGGGCCGGCGCCCACCGCCCGGACTCCAGGTACGCCCAGCCCGCCGCGCAGCGCAGGACGTCGGGCAGCTCGGCGAGGTCCGCGGCCCGCTCGAAGCCCGCCACGGCAAGCGAAGTCTCGTCCAGCAACCAGGCCATCGTGGCGTGGGCGATCAGCTGGTCCGGCCGGGACGGCGGGTCGGGGAGCCCGGCGGCCGACGCCGGGTCCGTCAGCGTCCGGGCCCACAGCGAACGGGCGACCACGCCCTCGCGACGGCCCGTGTAGTAAGCGACGACGGCGGCGCTGTCCATCGCTTCCCCGGCCAGCGGCTCAGG
This genomic window contains:
- a CDS encoding NaeI family type II restriction endonuclease → MTKTPLPGPGDLCQPDPRKAGLRLAHPVVAPADDAELQQVYGWLKFRPITHLLRGAVDNAVRYVLDGARTWRFDLMSDEVDSDERSSVGTKLQYHVIESLGLRKEPPLDTTIMDIPVEIKGTVRQTWMIPREGQCEITLMIQIDARQHRFRALLMRAHRAWLTGKQGNRDLKRSPRADAVSQYALEIAPWTDLPPEPLRKLTPDQLRVVFGRDGMRKRLIALFGYLREEVIPRTTITTVGAGLGDPLKRAREAKPDVLKDHDLVVLVGTWQSDLDAAAKLGYDIKNEAWVAVPREKLAGLGLSPEDFRH
- a CDS encoding LuxR family transcriptional regulator, translating into MSLVTGGQALILVGGPGTGKTARLDDAAAEAGGLVLRASGHRLETDIPFAGLHQLLRPVLDRVDLLPARQRAALGVLTGDGGPDRLLLGIAVLTLLSELGPVLLVVDDLQWLDPDSLRVLTFVARRLDGEPVALLGASHQAHFGLPHLEVGPPADVAVAVPELTATELDDRAGQAVRRGAYGTAARLLARAGDDRRLLRAAELAILGGYPGWGLELLGRVEDPSLSGETALRRGQALALTPRRDAALRHLLDAAVNLPEPLAGEAMDSAAVVAYYTGRREGVVARSLWARTLTDPASAAGLPDPPSRPDQLIAHATMAWLLDETSLAVAGFERAADLAELPDVLRCAAGWAYLESGRWAPARLVAAASARSAADGDLPHTAAAAQTLDATVLALQGDVVQARELATAALAAVTPDASASVIARGRWALGLAATAEGDFETAYDQLRMLFDAAGRPVHYHVTPLAIADLAAAAARTGHAVAHLVDRVVPATRRQHNLVARARALAAPDEAEDLFRTALEDSGPWPFEQAATQLDYGEWLRRRGRRADARLPLRSALETFRRLGSRPWAERTVAELRAAGVRAEPAGPAPLLELTPQQQVIVELAAKGLSNKEIGERLFLSARTVGSHLYRAFPKLGVTSRAQLRERLEADT